A single genomic interval of Bacteroidales bacterium harbors:
- the galE gene encoding UDP-glucose 4-epimerase GalE — MAKILVTGGTGYIGSHTSVELLNAGFEVIIIDNLSNSNIEVLDGIKKITGKNPEFHKIDLTDPGKTNTFFNSFKEIDSVIHFAAYKAVGESVSNPLKYYENNISSLLNILKNIRKHSIKSLVFSSSCTVYGQPEKLPVTEDSPVLKADSPYGNTKQISEEIIFDFVNSVSFFNSICLRYFNPIGAHESAEIGELPIGTPDNLVPYITQTAAGIRKELSIFGNDYDTPDGTAIRDYIHVVDLAKAHVTALNRLLKMKTKKSFEVFNLGTGKGNTVLEVVNTFEKVTGIKLNYKITARRKGDIEKVWADTSLANKELSWKTEKSLADALKSAWVREKKYRGL, encoded by the coding sequence ATGGCAAAAATATTAGTAACCGGCGGAACAGGTTATATAGGCTCACACACATCAGTTGAACTGTTAAATGCCGGATTTGAAGTTATAATTATTGATAACCTTTCAAACTCAAATATTGAAGTTTTAGACGGAATAAAGAAAATTACGGGGAAAAATCCCGAATTTCATAAAATTGATTTAACAGACCCCGGTAAAACAAATACATTTTTTAACTCTTTTAAAGAAATAGACTCTGTTATTCATTTTGCCGCATATAAAGCAGTAGGCGAATCTGTTTCAAACCCTTTAAAATATTATGAAAACAATATTAGTTCATTACTTAACATTCTAAAAAACATACGAAAACACAGTATTAAGAGTTTGGTTTTTTCATCATCTTGTACAGTTTACGGACAACCGGAAAAACTTCCTGTTACAGAAGACTCTCCTGTTTTAAAGGCGGACTCTCCTTACGGAAATACAAAACAAATTTCAGAAGAAATTATTTTTGACTTTGTAAATTCGGTTTCATTTTTTAACAGTATTTGTTTGCGATATTTTAATCCCATCGGAGCTCATGAAAGTGCTGAAATAGGAGAACTTCCTATCGGCACACCGGATAATCTTGTTCCGTATATTACACAGACTGCCGCCGGAATAAGAAAAGAATTAAGTATTTTCGGAAACGACTATGATACGCCTGACGGAACAGCAATAAGAGATTATATCCACGTTGTTGATTTGGCAAAAGCTCATGTTACGGCTCTAAACAGATTGTTAAAAATGAAAACCAAGAAATCTTTTGAAGTTTTTAATCTGGGAACAGGCAAAGGAAATACTGTTTTGGAAGTTGTCAATACTTTTGAAAAGGTTACGGGCATTAAATTGAATTATAAAATAACAGCAAGGCGAAAAGGAGATATTGAAAAAGTATGGGCAGATACAAGCCTGGCAAATAAAGAATTAAGCTGGAAAACAGAAAAATCATTAGCGGATGCCTTAAAATCTGCATGGGTTCGTGAAAAAAAATATAGAGGATTATAA